One stretch of Cedecea neteri DNA includes these proteins:
- a CDS encoding crotonase/enoyl-CoA hydratase family protein — MTVINQPTCKLFTDTARFTQLSGYYEEERRTVWMMLRARPRPCFNHGLIEEIMNLGYIVQKAGFKVDFWVTGSLVPGMYNTGGDLGFFVETIRNGRREALRAYARACVDCVHAASRGFDTGAISLAMVEGSALGGGFEAALAHHFLLAQRDARLGFPEIAFNLFPGMGAYSLVARRSGMKLAEELIYKGESHTAEWYHQHGLVDQLFEPGQGYLATRTFIDTLQPKLNGVKAMLRARQRVLQLPRSELMDITEDWVDAAFCLEAKDLAYMERLVQLQNRHTSTALRKAG; from the coding sequence ATGACAGTTATCAACCAACCAACCTGCAAACTCTTCACCGATACTGCACGTTTCACACAACTGTCTGGATATTACGAAGAAGAACGCCGTACCGTCTGGATGATGCTTCGTGCCCGCCCGCGCCCCTGCTTCAATCACGGACTAATAGAGGAAATTATGAATCTGGGATATATCGTCCAGAAGGCCGGATTTAAAGTTGATTTCTGGGTCACCGGCTCGCTGGTCCCCGGAATGTACAATACCGGCGGCGATTTGGGCTTTTTTGTTGAAACGATTCGGAACGGGCGTCGTGAAGCGCTGCGTGCCTACGCACGGGCCTGCGTTGACTGCGTACACGCTGCGTCCCGTGGTTTTGATACCGGTGCCATCAGCCTGGCGATGGTGGAGGGCAGCGCGCTTGGTGGAGGATTTGAGGCGGCGTTAGCACACCATTTCCTGCTGGCACAGCGTGATGCCAGACTGGGTTTCCCGGAAATTGCCTTCAACCTGTTTCCCGGCATGGGCGCTTATTCTCTGGTGGCGCGCCGTTCCGGGATGAAGCTTGCTGAAGAGCTGATTTATAAAGGTGAGTCACACACGGCAGAATGGTACCACCAGCATGGCCTGGTGGATCAGCTGTTTGAGCCGGGTCAGGGATACCTGGCCACGCGCACCTTCATCGATACCCTGCAGCCTAAGCTAAACGGCGTGAAGGCGATGCTGCGCGCGCGGCAGCGTGTTTTGCAGCTGCCGCGTTCGGAGCTGATGGATATCACCGAAGACTGGGTGGACGCCGCATTTTGCCTTGAGGCCAAAGATCTCGCCTATATGGAACGACTGGTGCAGCTTCAAAACCGCCACACCTCGACGGCTTTGCGTAAAGCAGGCTAG
- the pdeR gene encoding cyclic di-GMP phosphodiesterase yields MKDDLEQNLLYRYLGTTSPYWRLPADSNALQLAASEDSDTGQVVALEAAQADEIRQMTVITSSLTMSLSLFGIEVPVHMVGRKVSKREWAGTASAWHDTHSVARDLVQGLSFAEQVVSEANSVIVILDKQGNIQRFNRLSEEYTGMKEHEVIGQNVFKLFMSRSEAAASRRNISGFFRNGSSYEVERWVKTRKGQRLFLFRNKFVHSGSGKNEIYLICSGTDITEERRAQERLRVLANTDTITGLPNRNAIYDLITDAIEKRGDTQVGIVYLDLDNFKKVNDAYGHMFGDQLLQAVSLAILSCLEEGQVLARLGGDEFIVLATNTSQGSLEAMSSRILTRLKQPFRIGLIEVYSGCSLGISLAPQHGDERENLIRNADTAMYTAKESGRGKFCVFSPEMNQRVFEYLWLDTNLRKALDNDQLVIHYQPKMTWRGEIRSLEALVRWQSPERGLIPPQGFISYAEESGLIVPLGRWVMVSVVQQVAKWRDKGINLRVAVNVSARQLADQTIFSDLKQALKDLNFEYCPIDVELTESCLIENEVLALSVIKQFSQLGAQVHLDDFGTGYSSLSQLARFPIDAIKLDQSFVRDVHKHSVSQSLVRAIVAVAQALNLQVIAEGVENQKEDAFLTKNGVNERQGFLFAKPMPAAVFERWFKRYQARTKR; encoded by the coding sequence ATGAAAGACGATTTGGAGCAGAACCTGCTTTATCGTTATCTGGGGACTACCAGCCCATACTGGCGTTTACCGGCTGACAGTAATGCCCTACAGCTGGCGGCCAGCGAGGATTCAGACACCGGTCAGGTCGTGGCGCTGGAAGCCGCCCAGGCCGACGAGATTCGGCAGATGACGGTGATCACCTCCAGCCTGACCATGTCTCTGTCGCTATTCGGCATTGAGGTGCCGGTGCATATGGTTGGCCGCAAAGTGTCTAAACGTGAATGGGCAGGCACCGCCTCGGCCTGGCACGATACCCATTCGGTGGCACGAGACCTGGTGCAGGGCCTCTCTTTTGCCGAACAGGTCGTCTCTGAAGCCAATTCAGTGATAGTCATTCTTGATAAGCAGGGAAATATTCAGCGTTTCAACCGGCTAAGCGAAGAGTACACCGGGATGAAAGAGCATGAAGTTATCGGTCAGAACGTTTTTAAGCTGTTTATGAGCCGCAGTGAAGCCGCCGCCTCCAGGCGCAATATCAGCGGATTTTTTCGCAACGGCAGCTCCTATGAGGTTGAGCGCTGGGTAAAAACCCGCAAGGGCCAGCGGCTGTTTTTGTTCCGCAATAAGTTTGTGCACAGCGGCAGCGGCAAAAACGAAATCTATCTGATTTGCTCCGGCACCGACATCACCGAAGAGCGTCGGGCTCAGGAGCGCCTGCGGGTGTTGGCCAACACCGATACCATCACCGGCTTGCCTAACCGCAACGCAATTTATGACCTGATAACCGACGCCATAGAAAAACGTGGGGATACCCAGGTCGGCATCGTTTATCTGGATCTCGACAACTTTAAAAAAGTGAACGATGCCTACGGCCACATGTTTGGCGATCAGCTGCTGCAGGCCGTTTCGCTGGCGATTTTAAGCTGCCTTGAAGAAGGCCAGGTGCTGGCTCGCCTCGGCGGGGATGAATTTATCGTGCTGGCGACCAACACCTCGCAGGGCTCGCTCGAGGCGATGTCTTCCCGCATTTTAACTCGCCTGAAACAGCCGTTCAGGATTGGCCTGATTGAGGTCTACAGCGGCTGCTCACTGGGTATTTCCCTGGCTCCGCAGCACGGCGACGAGCGCGAAAATCTGATTCGCAATGCCGATACGGCGATGTACACCGCCAAAGAGAGCGGCCGCGGCAAGTTTTGCGTGTTCTCTCCGGAGATGAACCAGCGGGTCTTTGAGTATCTGTGGCTGGACACCAATTTACGTAAAGCGCTGGATAACGATCAGCTGGTTATTCATTACCAGCCGAAAATGACCTGGCGCGGTGAAATCCGTAGCCTGGAAGCCCTGGTGCGCTGGCAATCACCGGAACGCGGGCTGATCCCTCCCCAGGGCTTTATCTCCTACGCCGAAGAATCTGGCCTGATTGTGCCCCTTGGGCGCTGGGTGATGGTTAGCGTCGTGCAGCAGGTGGCAAAATGGCGGGATAAAGGCATTAATTTGCGCGTGGCGGTCAACGTTTCCGCCCGTCAGCTTGCCGACCAGACCATCTTTAGCGATCTTAAGCAGGCGCTGAAGGATCTGAATTTTGAATACTGCCCGATTGACGTTGAGCTGACCGAAAGCTGCCTCATCGAAAACGAGGTGCTGGCGCTGTCGGTGATTAAGCAGTTCAGCCAGCTGGGCGCGCAGGTTCACCTTGACGACTTCGGCACCGGCTATTCGTCGTTATCGCAGCTGGCCCGCTTCCCTATCGATGCCATCAAGTTGGATCAGTCTTTTGTGCGCGACGTGCATAAGCATTCAGTGTCCCAGTCGCTGGTGAGAGCCATTGTTGCCGTGGCGCAGGCGCTGAATTTGCAGGTGATCGCCGAAGGCGTGGAGAACCAAAAAGAAGACGCCTTTCTTACCAAGAACGGCGTCAACGAACGGCAGGGTTTTCTGTTTGCCAAACCAATGCCCGCAGCCGTATTCGAGCGATGGTTTAAGCGCTATCAGGCCAGAACAAAGCGCTAG
- a CDS encoding exoribonuclease II encodes MLQDNPLLAQLKQQLHSQTPRAEGVVKGTEKGFGFLEVDANKSYFIPPPQMKKVMHGDRISAVIHTDKDRESAEPETLIEPFLTRFVGRVQKKDDRLSIVPDHPLLRDAIQCRAARDVSHDFQNGDWAVAEMRRHPLKGDRGFYAELTQFITFGDDHLAPWWVTLSRHNLEREAPDGVATEMLDDGLVREDLTALDFVTIDSASTEDMDDALYVEELADGKLQLTVAIADPTAWIAEGSKLDGIAKVRAFTNYLPGFNIPMLPRELSDDLCSLRANVVRPVLACRMTIEQDGAIASDIHFFAANIESKAKLVYDEVSDWLEEKGDWQPQSEAVANQIRLLQRVCLARGEWRHTHALVFKDRPDYRFILGEKGEVLDIVAEPRRIANRIVEESMIAANVCAAIVLREKLGFGVYNVHTGFDPASTEQLAAMLQTHGITVDAQEVLTLDGFCKLRRELDAQPTGFLDSRIRRYQSFAEISTEPGPHFGLGLEAYATWTSPIRKFGDMVNHRLLKAIIKGETAARPAEETTIQMAERRRLNRMAERDVGDWLYARYLSPKAGTDTRFAAEIIDVSRGGMRVRLVENGAVAFIPAPFIHAVRDELVCSQENGTVQIKGEAVYKVTDVIDVTIAEVRMETRSVIARPAA; translated from the coding sequence ATGCTTCAGGATAACCCGCTGCTCGCGCAGCTAAAACAGCAACTGCATTCCCAGACTCCACGCGCTGAAGGTGTGGTAAAAGGCACGGAAAAAGGGTTCGGCTTCCTCGAAGTCGACGCCAATAAAAGCTACTTTATTCCGCCGCCGCAGATGAAAAAAGTGATGCACGGCGACCGTATCAGCGCCGTCATTCACACCGATAAGGACCGTGAGTCTGCCGAGCCGGAGACGCTTATCGAGCCCTTCCTGACGCGTTTTGTTGGCCGCGTCCAGAAAAAAGACGATCGCCTGTCGATTGTGCCGGATCATCCGCTGTTAAGAGATGCGATTCAGTGCCGCGCCGCACGTGACGTCAGCCATGACTTCCAAAACGGTGACTGGGCGGTGGCTGAGATGCGCCGCCATCCGCTGAAAGGCGACCGCGGTTTTTACGCGGAATTAACCCAATTTATTACCTTCGGCGACGATCATCTTGCGCCGTGGTGGGTGACACTGTCACGCCATAACCTGGAACGTGAAGCGCCGGACGGCGTGGCAACCGAAATGCTTGATGATGGCCTGGTGCGTGAAGATTTAACCGCGCTGGACTTCGTCACCATCGACAGCGCCAGCACCGAAGATATGGACGATGCGCTGTACGTTGAAGAACTGGCCGACGGCAAGCTGCAGCTGACCGTCGCCATCGCCGACCCAACGGCGTGGATTGCCGAAGGCAGCAAGCTCGACGGCATCGCTAAAGTGCGTGCTTTTACCAACTATCTGCCTGGCTTCAATATCCCAATGCTGCCGCGCGAGCTGTCAGACGATCTTTGCTCGCTGCGCGCCAACGTTGTCCGCCCTGTCCTCGCCTGCCGCATGACGATTGAGCAGGACGGCGCGATTGCCAGCGACATTCATTTCTTCGCCGCCAACATCGAGTCTAAAGCCAAACTGGTTTATGACGAAGTGTCTGACTGGCTGGAAGAGAAAGGTGACTGGCAGCCGCAGAGCGAAGCAGTTGCGAATCAAATTCGCCTGCTGCAGCGCGTTTGCCTGGCTCGCGGGGAATGGCGTCATACCCACGCCCTGGTCTTCAAAGACCGCCCGGACTACCGCTTTATTCTTGGTGAAAAAGGCGAAGTGTTGGATATCGTGGCCGAGCCTCGCCGCATCGCGAACCGTATTGTTGAAGAGTCGATGATTGCGGCTAACGTCTGTGCCGCCATCGTGCTGCGTGAAAAGCTGGGCTTCGGCGTTTATAACGTTCATACCGGCTTCGATCCTGCCAGTACTGAACAGCTGGCCGCTATGCTGCAAACTCACGGCATCACCGTGGACGCGCAGGAAGTGCTGACCCTGGACGGCTTCTGCAAGCTGCGTCGCGAGCTGGACGCACAGCCAACCGGGTTCCTCGACAGCCGCATTCGCCGCTATCAGTCGTTCGCCGAAATCAGCACCGAGCCTGGCCCGCACTTCGGCCTTGGCCTTGAAGCTTACGCGACGTGGACTTCACCGATTCGTAAGTTCGGCGACATGGTTAACCATCGCCTGCTGAAAGCCATTATTAAAGGCGAAACCGCGGCTCGCCCGGCGGAAGAAACAACAATTCAGATGGCAGAACGTCGCCGCCTGAACCGCATGGCAGAACGTGACGTTGGAGACTGGCTGTACGCCCGCTATCTGAGCCCTAAAGCCGGCACCGATACACGCTTTGCGGCGGAGATTATCGACGTCAGCCGTGGCGGGATGCGCGTCCGCCTGGTTGAGAACGGGGCGGTTGCGTTTATCCCTGCGCCATTCATCCACGCGGTGCGTGATGAGCTGGTTTGCAGCCAGGAAAACGGCACCGTGCAAATCAAAGGCGAAGCCGTTTATAAAGTGACCGACGTTATCGACGTGACCATCGCGGAAGTTCGCATGGAAACCCGCAGCGTTATCGCTCGCCCTGCTGCCTGA
- a CDS encoding CMD domain-containing protein, with translation MEQRRFSGKSHWYHETQSSLCPADVLPLVPEAAQVEDRFLLDLTLSEAHLIVEAPWLDAARAASDVLLPDSIHVTRLHTLSSYDRLSTALTVAQVYGVQRLCNHYAARLAPQPGPDSSRESNRRLTQITQFARQLASQPTLIDDAALAQLEECGLSVDDIVSFTQIIGFVGFQARAIAVWQAQQGLPARWLPGINGQQDAEPELFTPHSASWQPGLAPVEMRYARPEQLEALSISQPLRTLRDIAWLLAHDDRALSYLSQLTRLFWQATSQLSNDALLVIMLTARINGSAACFSDAVASWQGDAGLPDAMRNGERALNAWSHNHPREKAIIQAVQLITRAPDRFSAAQLQPLYEQGFSEQEALRLLVGAGLAGWINRLKIGLGNTAPALTP, from the coding sequence ATGGAACAACGCCGCTTTTCTGGTAAAAGCCACTGGTATCATGAAACCCAGTCCAGTCTGTGCCCGGCGGATGTGCTGCCTTTAGTTCCCGAAGCGGCGCAGGTTGAAGACCGCTTTCTGCTTGATTTAACGCTCTCTGAAGCGCATCTGATTGTCGAAGCCCCGTGGCTCGATGCAGCCCGAGCCGCTTCCGACGTGCTGCTCCCGGACAGCATCCACGTCACGCGCCTGCATACTCTCAGCAGCTATGACCGCCTGAGCACGGCGCTGACCGTCGCGCAGGTTTACGGCGTACAGCGACTTTGTAACCACTACGCCGCTCGCCTGGCACCACAGCCCGGCCCGGATTCCTCTCGTGAAAGTAACCGCCGCCTGACCCAAATCACCCAGTTTGCCCGCCAGCTTGCCAGCCAGCCGACGCTTATCGACGACGCCGCGCTCGCCCAACTGGAAGAGTGTGGTCTCTCCGTGGACGATATCGTCTCATTTACCCAGATTATCGGCTTTGTTGGCTTCCAGGCGCGCGCCATCGCCGTCTGGCAGGCTCAGCAGGGCCTGCCCGCTCGCTGGTTGCCGGGTATTAACGGGCAGCAGGACGCAGAACCCGAGCTGTTTACGCCGCATTCGGCTAGCTGGCAGCCGGGGCTGGCGCCCGTTGAGATGCGATACGCTCGCCCGGAGCAGCTGGAAGCGTTAAGCATCAGCCAGCCGCTGCGCACGCTGCGCGACATTGCCTGGCTGCTGGCCCATGACGATCGGGCGCTCTCTTATCTCAGTCAGCTAACCCGCCTGTTCTGGCAGGCCACCTCACAGCTGTCTAATGACGCGCTGCTGGTTATTATGCTCACGGCGAGAATTAACGGCAGCGCGGCCTGTTTTAGCGATGCGGTAGCGTCCTGGCAGGGAGATGCTGGCCTGCCGGATGCGATGCGTAACGGCGAGCGCGCGCTTAACGCCTGGAGCCATAACCATCCTCGCGAAAAGGCGATCATCCAGGCCGTGCAGTTAATAACCCGCGCGCCGGACAGATTCAGCGCAGCCCAGCTTCAACCTTTGTATGAGCAGGGTTTTAGCGAACAGGAGGCCCTGAGATTACTGGTCGGTGCCGGGCTTGCAGGCTGGATAAACCGCCTGAAAATTGGTCTGGGAAATACCGCCCCAGCGCTGACTCCGTAA
- the fabI gene encoding enoyl-ACP reductase FabI: MGFLTGKRILITGVASKLSIAYGIAQAMHREGAELAFTYQNEKLKGRVEGFAAELGSSLVLPCDVAEDESIEALFTELAKSWPKFDGFVHSIGFAPADQLDGDYVNAVTREGFKIAHDISAYSFVAMAKVCREMLNPGSALLTLSYLGAERAIPNYNVMGLAKASLEANVRYMANAMGPEGVRVNAISAGPIRTLAASGIKDFRKMLAHCEAVTPIRRTVTTEDVGNSAAFLCSDLSAGISGEVVHVDGGFSIAAMNELELKD; encoded by the coding sequence ATGGGTTTTCTTACCGGTAAACGCATTCTGATCACTGGCGTCGCCAGTAAACTCTCCATTGCCTACGGTATCGCACAGGCGATGCATCGCGAAGGCGCCGAGCTGGCTTTCACCTACCAGAACGAAAAGCTGAAAGGCCGTGTGGAAGGTTTTGCTGCAGAGCTGGGCTCAAGCCTCGTGCTGCCATGTGACGTGGCTGAAGATGAGAGCATCGAAGCGCTGTTTACCGAACTGGCGAAAAGCTGGCCGAAATTTGACGGTTTCGTTCACTCCATCGGCTTCGCCCCAGCCGACCAGCTGGATGGCGACTATGTGAACGCCGTGACCCGCGAAGGCTTTAAAATTGCCCACGACATCAGCGCCTACAGCTTCGTGGCAATGGCTAAAGTGTGCCGTGAAATGCTGAACCCTGGCTCCGCCCTGCTGACCCTTTCCTACCTGGGCGCAGAGCGTGCTATCCCTAACTACAACGTTATGGGTCTGGCAAAAGCGTCTCTGGAAGCTAACGTTCGCTACATGGCTAACGCTATGGGCCCAGAAGGCGTGCGCGTAAACGCCATCTCCGCTGGCCCAATCCGTACTCTGGCTGCCTCCGGCATCAAAGATTTCCGTAAAATGCTGGCCCACTGCGAAGCGGTTACCCCAATTCGCCGTACCGTAACCACCGAAGACGTGGGTAACTCCGCAGCCTTCCTGTGTTCCGACCTGTCTGCCGGTATCTCCGGTGAAGTGGTTCACGTTGACGGCGGCTTCAGCATCGCTGCCATGAACGAGCTGGAACTGAAAGACTAA
- the sapF gene encoding putrescine export ABC transporter ATP-binding protein SapF, translating to MVETLLEVRNLSKTFRYRTGLFRRQHVEAVKPLNFTLREKQTLAIIGENGSGKSTLAKMLAGMIEPTTGELMIDDHPLHFGDYSWRSQRIRMIFQDPSTSLNPRQRISQILDFPLRLNTELESELRQKRILETLRMVGLLPDHASYYPHMLAPGQKQRLGLARALILRPKVIIADEALASLDMSMRSQLINLMLELQEKQGISYIYVTQHIGMMKHISDQVMVMHEGEVVERGSTADVLASPLHELTKRLINSHFGEALTADAWRRDR from the coding sequence ATGGTCGAAACGCTGCTGGAAGTTCGCAATTTAAGTAAGACGTTTCGCTACCGTACCGGCCTGTTCCGCCGCCAGCACGTCGAGGCGGTCAAGCCGCTTAACTTTACGCTGCGCGAGAAGCAAACGCTCGCCATTATCGGCGAAAACGGGTCGGGTAAGTCTACGCTGGCGAAAATGCTGGCGGGGATGATTGAACCTACCACCGGCGAGCTGATGATTGACGATCACCCTCTTCACTTCGGCGACTACTCCTGGCGCAGCCAGCGGATCCGCATGATATTTCAGGATCCGAGCACCTCGCTGAACCCGCGCCAGCGCATCTCGCAGATTCTGGACTTCCCGCTGCGGCTGAATACCGAGCTTGAGTCTGAGCTGCGCCAGAAACGCATTCTGGAGACGCTGCGTATGGTCGGCCTGTTGCCGGATCACGCCAGCTACTATCCGCATATGCTCGCTCCGGGGCAAAAACAGCGTCTGGGCCTCGCCCGCGCGCTGATTCTGAGGCCGAAGGTGATTATTGCCGACGAAGCGCTGGCCTCGCTGGATATGTCCATGCGCTCACAGCTGATTAACCTGATGCTTGAGCTGCAGGAAAAACAAGGTATCTCTTATATTTACGTGACCCAACACATTGGCATGATGAAGCACATCAGCGACCAGGTGATGGTGATGCACGAAGGCGAAGTGGTGGAGCGCGGCAGTACGGCTGACGTGCTGGCCTCCCCGCTGCATGAACTGACTAAGCGGCTGATTAACAGCCACTTCGGCGAGGCTTTAACCGCTGACGCCTGGCGCAGGGATCGTTAA
- the sapD gene encoding putrescine export ABC transporter ATP-binding protein SapD has product MPLLDIRNLTIEFMTSEGWVKAVDRISMTLAEGEIRGLVGESGSGKSLIAKAICGVTKDNWRVTADRMRFDDIDLLRLSPRERRRLVGHNVSMIFQEPQSCLDPSERIGRQLTQNIPGWTYKGRWWQRFGWRKRRAIELLHRVGIKDHKDAMSSYPYELTEGECQKVMIAIALANQPRLLIADEPTNAMEPTTQSQIFRLLTRLNQNNNTTILLISHDLQMLSHWADKINVMYCGQTVESATSEELVTVPHHPYTQALIRAIPDFGSPMPHKSRLNTMPGAIPLLEQLPMGCRLGPRCPYAQRKCIEAPRLEGAKNHLYACHFPLNMESQ; this is encoded by the coding sequence ATGCCGTTACTTGATATCCGCAATCTGACCATCGAATTTATGACGTCTGAAGGCTGGGTAAAGGCCGTCGACCGCATCAGCATGACGCTTGCCGAAGGGGAAATTCGCGGCCTGGTCGGCGAGTCCGGCTCGGGGAAAAGCCTCATCGCCAAGGCTATCTGCGGCGTAACCAAAGATAACTGGCGCGTGACCGCCGACCGCATGCGCTTTGATGATATTGACCTGCTGCGGCTCTCCCCACGCGAACGCCGCCGCCTCGTCGGCCATAACGTGTCGATGATTTTCCAGGAGCCACAGTCTTGCCTGGATCCTTCAGAAAGGATTGGCCGTCAGCTGACCCAGAACATCCCCGGCTGGACCTACAAAGGCCGCTGGTGGCAGCGCTTTGGCTGGCGAAAACGCCGCGCTATCGAACTGCTGCACCGCGTGGGAATTAAAGATCATAAAGACGCCATGAGCAGCTACCCGTACGAGCTGACGGAAGGCGAATGCCAGAAGGTGATGATTGCCATTGCGCTGGCAAACCAGCCGCGCCTGCTGATTGCCGACGAGCCGACTAACGCCATGGAGCCGACGACGCAATCGCAAATCTTCCGCCTGTTGACCCGGCTGAACCAGAATAACAACACCACGATCCTGCTGATTAGCCACGACCTGCAGATGCTGAGCCATTGGGCGGATAAAATTAACGTTATGTACTGCGGGCAAACCGTGGAGAGCGCCACCAGCGAAGAGCTGGTAACCGTGCCTCATCATCCGTATACCCAGGCACTCATCCGCGCTATTCCTGATTTTGGTAGCCCGATGCCGCACAAGAGCCGGTTAAATACCATGCCGGGGGCCATTCCTTTGCTGGAACAGCTGCCAATGGGCTGCCGTCTTGGCCCCCGCTGCCCTTACGCCCAGCGAAAATGCATTGAAGCGCCAAGGCTTGAAGGGGCTAAGAACCACCTGTATGCCTGCCACTTCCCGCTGAATATGGAGAGTCAGTAA
- the sapC gene encoding putrescine export ABC transporter permease SapC produces the protein MPYDSVYREKRPPSTLRLTWRKFYGDTTAMIGLYGCGGLAILCLFGSLFAPYQIDQQFLGYQLLPPSWSRYGEVSFFLGTDDLGRDVLSRLLSGAAPTVGGAFVVTLAATVCGIVLGVIAGSSHGLRSAVLNHILDTLLSIPSLLLAIIVVAFAGPHLSHAMFAVWLALLPRMVRSVYSAVHDELEKEYVVAARLDGASTLNILWFAVMPNITATLVTETTRALSMAILDIAALGFLDLGAQLPSPEWGAMLGDALELIYVAPWTVMLPGAAIMISVLLVNLLGDGLRRAINAGVQ, from the coding sequence ATGCCTTACGATAGCGTCTACCGCGAAAAGCGGCCGCCAAGCACGCTGCGCCTGACGTGGCGGAAATTTTATGGCGACACCACCGCGATGATTGGTCTCTACGGCTGCGGCGGCCTGGCGATACTGTGCCTGTTTGGCAGCCTTTTTGCCCCTTATCAGATTGATCAGCAGTTCCTGGGCTATCAGCTTCTGCCGCCGTCCTGGTCCCGCTACGGCGAGGTGTCGTTCTTCCTCGGTACCGACGATCTCGGCCGTGACGTGCTGAGCCGTCTGCTGAGCGGCGCTGCACCAACGGTAGGAGGCGCGTTTGTCGTTACCCTTGCGGCGACAGTCTGCGGCATCGTGCTCGGCGTTATCGCCGGCTCAAGCCACGGCCTGCGTTCGGCGGTGCTGAACCATATCCTTGATACGTTGCTTTCTATTCCTTCCCTGCTGCTGGCGATTATTGTTGTGGCTTTTGCCGGCCCGCATCTGAGCCACGCGATGTTTGCCGTCTGGCTGGCGCTGCTGCCCCGCATGGTGCGCTCGGTGTACAGCGCGGTCCACGACGAGCTGGAAAAAGAGTACGTGGTTGCCGCCCGCCTTGACGGCGCCTCTACGCTGAATATTCTGTGGTTTGCCGTCATGCCTAATATCACCGCCACGCTGGTCACCGAAACCACGCGCGCGCTGTCTATGGCTATTCTGGATATTGCCGCGCTGGGCTTTCTCGATCTTGGCGCGCAGCTGCCTTCTCCGGAATGGGGCGCGATGCTGGGCGACGCCCTGGAGCTGATTTACGTTGCGCCGTGGACGGTTATGCTGCCGGGTGCCGCCATCATGATAAGCGTGCTGCTGGTTAACCTGCTTGGCGACGGCCTGCGCCGCGCGATTAATGCGGGGGTGCAATAA
- the sapB gene encoding putrescine export ABC transporter permease SapB has product MIIFTLRRLLLLLITLLFLAVVGFSLNYFTPHAPLQGASMWNAWVFWFESLLHWDFGVSSINGQSINEQLRDVFPATMELCILAFGLALLIGIPVGMLAGIMRNKWQDKLISALALVGFSIPVFWLALLLTLFFSLTLGWFPVSGRFDLLYEVKSVTGFALVDAWLSDSPYRSEMIVSALRHMVLPVAALAVAPTTEVIRLMRISTIEVFDQNYVKAAATRGLSRFTILHRHVLHNALPPVIPRLGLQFSTMLTLAMITEVVFSWPGLGRWLINAIRQQDYMAISAGVMVIGSLVIIVNVISDILGAMANPLKHKEWYALR; this is encoded by the coding sequence ATGATCATCTTTACTTTACGCCGCCTTTTGCTGCTGCTGATCACCCTGCTGTTCCTGGCGGTGGTCGGCTTTAGCCTCAACTATTTCACCCCGCACGCGCCGCTGCAGGGCGCCTCGATGTGGAACGCCTGGGTGTTCTGGTTTGAAAGCCTGCTGCACTGGGACTTTGGCGTGTCCAGCATTAACGGCCAGTCGATCAACGAACAGTTACGCGATGTATTCCCGGCAACCATGGAGCTGTGCATTCTGGCCTTTGGCCTGGCGCTGCTGATTGGCATTCCGGTGGGCATGCTGGCGGGCATTATGCGCAATAAGTGGCAGGATAAGCTGATCAGCGCCCTTGCGCTGGTGGGCTTTTCGATTCCGGTGTTCTGGCTGGCGCTGCTGCTGACGCTGTTCTTCTCGCTGACGCTGGGCTGGTTCCCCGTGTCCGGCCGCTTTGATTTACTTTACGAGGTGAAGTCCGTCACCGGGTTTGCGCTGGTGGATGCGTGGCTCTCTGATTCCCCTTACCGTAGCGAAATGATCGTCAGTGCCCTGCGTCATATGGTGTTGCCGGTAGCCGCGCTCGCCGTCGCCCCGACCACCGAAGTCATTCGCCTGATGCGTATCAGCACCATCGAAGTGTTCGATCAGAACTATGTCAAAGCGGCCGCCACGCGTGGGCTTTCGCGCTTTACCATTTTGCATCGCCACGTGCTGCATAACGCGCTGCCGCCGGTGATCCCACGTCTGGGCCTGCAGTTTTCAACCATGCTGACGCTGGCGATGATCACCGAAGTGGTCTTCAGCTGGCCGGGCCTTGGCCGCTGGCTGATCAACGCCATTCGCCAGCAGGACTATATGGCTATTTCCGCCGGGGTGATGGTCATTGGCTCGCTGGTGATTATCGTTAACGTGATTTCCGATATTTTGGGCGCTATGGCCAACCCACTGAAGCATAAGGAATGGTATGCCTTACGATAG